ACCTCCACCCCCTCCCCGGGCTCCACCTTAATGGTGAAGCAGTCAAGGCCCTTCACGGAATCCAGGATGACCTGGAAGGGGCCCACCTCGGGAAAAAGCTCCATGACATGGGCGATTTTGGACGGATAGACAATATACCCCCCGATGGAAAGTGCGCCGTCGTTCCGGCCGGAGATACGCCTTACCCTCGGATGGGTTCGGCCGCACCCGCACGGCTCCCAGGTCACCTCCGACAGATCGTGGCTGCGATACCGGATAACGGCCGTCCCCTCGGCGGAAAGCCATGTCCACACCAGTTCCCCGGGCGCTCCATCGGGCACCGGCTCCCCCGTGGCGGGATCGATGCATTCGACAAGGTAGTGGTCGGCCCAGGCGTGCATCCCGTGCTTCATGGTACACTGACAGGCCATGCCCGGGCCCAGGAATTCGTTCATCCCGTACTCGCCGAAGGCTTCGAGCCCCAGGAGCTCGGCCAGGCGCTTCTTCATCCGGACGCTGGTGGGCTCGGCCCCGAACAGGCCCACCTTGAGGTTGGATTCCCCGGCGAGGTCGATCCCCCTCTCATGGGCCCGCAGACCCAGGTAGAGGGCGTATGAGGGCATCATGGCGATTCCCTCCACCTCAAGATCCATTATCAGGTCGATCTGCCGATCCGTCCCGCCGGTGCTGGCAGGGATGCTTATGATCCCGGCCCTCTTCGCTCCCAGGTGGAACCCGAAACCCCCGGTGGACAGGCCGAAACGGAAGGCGTTCTGCAGGGAGTTGCCCGGCCTGAGGCCGACCATCCACAGGATCCTGGCGCAGCGCTCGGCCCAGTGATCGAGATCCCGGGCGGTGGCGAAGATGGGGACAATATGGCGGGTCGTGGTGGTGGCCGCATGGATCGAGCGCAGCTCGGACATATCGCACATGCGCATGCCGAAAGGATAGGTCGAGGCGATAGTACTCTTGTCAACGAAGGGCAGCTTCCTCACGTCCGCAAGAGTGCGGATGTCCGACGGCAAAATGCCCGCTTCACGGTAAAGGTCGCGGTAGAAGATGCTCCTGCGGTAGGCGCGCTCCACCACCTCGCGCAGCATCCGGGCCTGCATCTCCTCCAGACGTTCGCGGGGCATGGTCTCCACATCGGGGTTCCAATATACCCTGGTCATAGCAGCGATTCCTTCCCTGACCTTTCCAGCAGGAGTATGACCTTATTGGAATCGACGGCGTCAACACCTTTTTTCAGGACTTTCAGCCGACCCTTCAGGCTGCCGGGCCAGGTCCGGTACTTCCCCTCGGTGGTCACGAGAAAACGGCCCTCCCGGCGCCGGAGAAAGGCCTTCAGCCCATCCATGGACCGGATCCGCTCCACATGCCTGTTGGCGTAGAACACGAGGGAAGGCCGGAAATACCCCCACTCGGCGGCCTCGTCAGATAGCCCGGCCGTCCGGGCTATCTCCCTGCCCACCACCGGGGCCATCCTGTAGGGCTCCAGGGCCGGGGCCGCAATGAGATGAATTCCCAGCGCTCCGACGGCCGCGGCCGCCGCGGCCCACCGAAAGCCCTTCAGGGGCCGTCCCCTCAGGTGAAAGAACAGCCCTAAAAGGGCGGCGGCGGTTAGTGGAAGCGCGGTCAGCGCGTAGGGCAGGAGGTCCGGCGCCCGCAGTTTGAAACCCACAATCAGGGCGGCCGGGAAGAGGACAGCGGGGAGGAGGTTGACGACCCACGACCATGTCCTTCCCACAAACCCGTCGCCGTGCCTCTTGTCCAGGGATTGGATATAGGCGCCCGTCATGATGGCCAGGGCGGGGAAGGCTGGAAGAATATAGGTCGGGAGCTTCGTCCCGGCGACGGAAAAGAATATGATGACCAGGCCGGACCAGATAAGGAGAAGCAGGCCGAAACCGCCCTCTCTGCCCCTACCTTTCCTCATGCGGAATGCCCGGGAGACCGCCTGGGGAAGAAAGGCCGCCCAGGGGAAAAACCCGAGGAGAAGGATGAGCAGATAGTAAAAGAAGGGTCCCCGGTGGCTTTCCATGGGATTTAAGAAACGCCCGACGTTGTGCTTGAAAATGAACCCCTCGATGAGACCTCCCCCCGTCCTGGACGCCGCGAGATAGTACCAGGGCGCGGCAATGCCCAGGAAGATGAGGATGCCCCCAAGATCAAGGAGACTACGCAGTCCCCGGACCCCGCGACCCGCTATCAGGGTATAGAGAAGGAGGGCGCCGAGGGGAAGGACGACCCCCACGGGTCCCTTGGCCAGAACGGCGAACCCCATGGCGGCCCAGGAGAGGATGGCCATGGGCCGTGACCCCTCGGCGAAAAAGCCCGCGAAAACGGCGAGGTTGGTAAAAAAGAGCAGAAAGGCATCGGTGGTGGCCGATCTGGAGGAGACCGTGAAGAGGAATGATACCGCCAGACACAGCCCCGAAAGGTTCCCGACCGCAGCCCCGAAGGCTCTACTCCCCGCCCAGACCGTCAGCAGCACCGTGAGAAACCCGAAAACCGCAGCAAAAAGACGGGCGGAGTATTCACTGACACCGAAGACTTTGTAGGAGGCCATCATGAACCAGTAATGGAGGGGGGGCTTGTCGGTCCGAAGCTCCCCGTTGAGGGTCGGCACCACCCAGTCACCGGAAAGGAGCATCTCATCGGCCGCCCGGGCGTTGCTCGTCTCGTCGATGTCCCACAGGGAAGTAGACCCAAGCCCGGTGAATAACAGAATGGCGCAGAGGGCCAGGACGGTCAGGTATCCGACGGTATTTTCCCTCACGATGAGCCCCTTTCCCGGAGGAAGCTGCGGCTGAGGAGTACGACGGCGGCCACCGCGCCAAAAATGCCCACTGAACCTAAGAAGAAAGGATTATAGCGCATCATAGGCTCCTCCAGGATTATCCAGATCCCCGACGCCGCGGCAAGGGCCAGGCAAACCCGCTCAAATGACCTTCCGGCAAGACGCGCCCTTGCAATCAAAGCGTCTGACGGCCGCTTGGCGACACGGCTTCCCACCCATCCTGCGACGGCCCCTGCCAGAACATCCACGGGAAAGTGAGCCCCGATATAAATGCGGGAGACTGCCACGGCCGCGGCCGACACTAAGGCCCCGATATACCAACCCCTGGGGACAGCTTTCCGGAGGGAAAACGCGAGGGCGAAGACGGCGGTGGTGTGGCCTGACGGCATACTCTTCGAACGGAGGACGGGGCCCAGGACGTGGACGGCATTCGGGAAAACGACCGCCGGCCGGGGCATGGCGAGAAGGTCCTTTGCCAACGCGGTGATAACCCCGGCGATGATCATGGAAAGTGCCGCCCGGATCGTTACATCCCTGCGGAAGGGTGCGGCGAGGAAGATGATGATGGCCAGAACATAGCTGTTGCCGAAGTGGGTGACGGACAGCATCACCCGGTCCAGGGCCGGGAAGTGGCGGCCGTTGATGACCAGGAAGATGGGTCTGTTCGCCCAGACCAGCAGCGCGGCGCCCAGGACCATGGCGGCCCAAAGAAGGGTCCTTAAACAGAACACCCTGTTTGAAATCCCATTTGACATTCTATTCAACAGGGTCCGGGCCTCCTTTGATCCGTCCGCCCAGGAGGTATGCGGCCCCGCCCAGAAGACCGTTGGCCAGCACGATGGAGAACCACATGAGGGCCAGGGAAAAGGCGGGCTCCGGCGCCACGCCGAAGCGTCCCAGAATATATACGTAGGCGCCCTCCCGGAGCCCGATGCCGTTCAGGCTCAGGGGGATAAACGCGGCCAGGGACGTCAGGGGATACAGAAGAAGGTAGGAGCTTACCGGCAGTTGAAGACCCAAGGAGCGTCCCATGGCTACGTGGGCCGCCACGAGGCAGAGGTGGACGATAAGGGAAAGGCCCCAACCCTTGAGGGCGGGCAAAGGATGCCGCCAGTATATAAACAGACTATCACCGGGAATATCCCTCAGCTTTCTGACAAGGGTCAGGAGCGGGACCGACAGGCGGGGCATATAGATCAGTACCGGGTAGAAGAGGGCGATCATGGCCGCCACCCCGGCGCTGAGCCACAGGGGAAGCGACCTCCATGTGAAGGCCAGCCCCACGGCCGCGTAAACCAGCATGCCGGCCACCCCTATGGTCCGGTCCGCGATGAGGGTGAACAGGGCGGTGGGAGCCGCCCTCCAGCTCCCGGCCACGTAATAGGTTTTGACCACGTCCCCGCCCACGATTCCGGGAAGGAAAAGGCTGAAAAAGAGACCCACCCAATAGATCTTCAGGACCCTTAGCCTTGAAAGGATAAAACCGTAGGGCTGAAGGAGGATGTGCCAGCGCAGGGTAGTCACAGCCTGGGAAACGATGAGGAAGAGCAGGGCCAGCGCCCACATGGGTTTGCCGCTGCCGGCAAGGAGCCCCAAGGTCTCCCGCAGGTCCATTCGGGTCAGCAGGAATACCAGGGCCGAGACGCTTACAACTATCTTGAGAGCGAGGACGGCCCACTTCCGGGCCGCCTCATTCCCCGACAATTTCCCTGATCCTGTACCGGGGTTTTCCCTGGGATTCATAGTAGGTCCGGGCCATCACTTCGGAAAGAAGCCCGATGGAAAGGAGCTGTATTCCGGCGATGATCATGAGCGTGCCCAGGAGCAGAAGAGGCCGGGCGCCGATATCCGCTCCCGTAAAAAGTTTCAGGGCGGCCAGGTAGCCGTCGATGAGGAACCCGCCTCCGAACAACGCAACGCCGAAATAGCCGAAAGCGTGCTGGGGACGGTCCCCGTATTGTTTGAGAAATGTGACGGTGAGCAGGTCCATGAGAACCCGGTAGGTCCTGGATATACCGTACTTGCTCCGGCCCATGGTGCGGGACGCGTGCCGGACCTCCATCTCGGCGATGCGGCCGCCCTCCATACTCACGAGAACCGGCAGAAACCGGTGCAGTTCCCCGTACATCTGGACATCCCTGAGGACCTCGGCCCGGTAGGCCTTGAGGGAGCAGCCGTAGTCGTGGAGCTTCACCCCGGTAATCCTGCTTATGATCCGGTTGGCGAAAAAGGACGGCAGCTTCCGGCTTACGGCCCCGTCCCGGCGGTCACGGCGCCACCCGCTCACAAGGTCAAGGTCATCACCCTCGAGCCTCTCAACGAGGCGGGGGATCTCCTCCGGCGGATTCTGCAGGTCCCCGTCCAGGGAGACGACGATCTCCCCGCGGGCGATGTCGAAACCGGCCGCCATGGCGGCGGTCTGCCCGAAGTTCCGCCTGAACCTGACAATTTTCAGTTCGGGCTCACGATCAGCGATGGGGCCGTACACATCCCGGCTTCCATCCGAGCTTCCGTCGTCCACCAGGATCAGCTCGAAGGGGCGGCTCATCCCCCTCATGACGGACAGGACGCGCTCGGTCAGCGGCGGGATATTCTCCATCTCGTTGTAGATAGGGACCACCACTGAAATGTCGACCGAAGTTTCGGGGCGTTTTTCCATCATCTGTCATCAACCCGCTGGACCAGCTCAACGAGCACTCCTCCGGTGCTCCTGGGGTGAAGGAAAGCGACGAGGGCGCCGTGGACACCCTCCCGGGGTTCCCTGTCCACAACCTGCACACCAAGCCCTTCCAGACGGCCAAGCTCCGCCCGTATATCCTCCACGCAAAGGCAGATATGGTGAAACCCGGGGCCTTTTTTGGACAGGAATTTCGCTACGGCGCTGTCATCGGAAACAGGCTGCACAAGCTCGATATTCCCATCACCCAACGGCAGGAAGGCGACTTTCACCCCGAATCCGGGAACATCATCTATGCTCTTTGTCTCGAATCCGAGTTTTCCGTACAGCTCCACCGCGGCATCAAGATCCTCTACCGCGATACCTATATGGTCGAGTATCGGCTTTTTCATGGAAGTCATTCCCCCTGTCTCTGACACCTCTGTCCCGTACAAATAAATCATCCAACAGGGATGAAGGGGATGGAGGGGATTGGTTAAAACAAACCGTCTACTTCCCAAAAGTCGCTTTACTGCTCCAGCCCTTTTATCACTGTAAAATCCAGCCTTGCACGAGATCGCTTCACTCAGTGACGGTTCGCGATGACAGGCCCGGTACTGTCTGCTTTTCCCCGTTGGACGTTGAACATTGAACGTTGGACCATGGAACCCGGTTCGGGTTCCCCTATCAGTGCGGTTGGTAAACCCCGAAAACCCCGCGCAGCACGTCCGAAACCTCCCCCAGAGTAGAATAGGCCCTGACCGCCTCCCTGATGCGGGGCATCAGGTTCGACCCGCCCCTTGCCGACTCCTCCAGCGACCGGAGAGCAGAGTCCACATTCTGCCGGTTCCGGCGGATCTTCAGGGCCGAGAGCCTCTGGACCTGGTCCCGTTCCACGTCCGGGTTCACCTTGAGCAGCTCCCCGGAGAACTCCTCACCTTCGACCGTAAAACCGTTGACGCCGACAACGATGCGGTCGCCCGACTCGACCTCCATCTGGAAGCGGTAGGCCGACTCCTCGATCTCCTTCTGCTGGTACCCCGACTCTATGGCCCGGGCCGCGCCGCCCATCTCGTCTATCCTCCGGATGTACTCCCTCGCCTCGCCCTCGATGGAGTCGGTAAGCGCCTCGATGGCGTAGGAGCCGGCCAGGGGATCAATGGTGTTCGCCACACCGCTCTCGCAGGCGATGAGCTGCTGGGTCCTCAGGGCGATCCGCACCGAGTCCTCGGTGGGAAGGGCCAGCGCCTCGTCGCGGGAATTGGTGTGCAACGACTGTGTTCCGCCCAGGACGGCCGCCAGGGCCTGGATAGCGACCCTGACCACGTTGTTCTCGGGCTGCTGGGCCGTCAGTGAACAGCCGGCTGTCTGGGCGTGGAACCGCAGCATCCAGGAGGCCGGCCGGCCGGCCGAAAAACGGTTCCTCATAATATCGGCCCAGAGCCGCCGGGCGGCCCGGAACTTGGCAATCTCCTCGAGAAAATCGTTGTGCACGTTGAAGAAGAAGGAGAGCCGTGAGGCGAACCGGTCGACGTCCATCCCGCTGTCCACAGCCGCCTGAACGTAGGCGATGCCGTCGGCCAGGGTGAAAGCGACCTCCTGGGCCGCGGTGGAACCGGCCTCCCGCATATGATAGCCGCTGATGCTGATGGTGTTAAACATCGGCATCTGCTCGCTGCAGTAGGCGAAAATGTCGGTAATAAGACGCATGGACGGGGAGGGCGGAAAGATGTAGGTGCCCCTGGCGATATACTCCTTGAGGACGTCATTCTGGATGGTCCCCCTGAGCCCGTCCACGGGAACTCCCTGCAGCTCTCCCACCTCTGCATACAGAGACAGGAGGATCGCGGCCGTGGAGTTGATTGTCATGGAGGTACTGACCTTGCCAAGGGGAATCTCCCTAAACAGGGTTTCCACATCCTCCAGGGAATCGATGGCGACACCCACCCGGCCGACCTCCCCAAGCGACATCGGGTGGTCCGAATCGTATCCCATCTGGGTGGGAAGGTCGAAAGCCACGGAAAGGCCCGTCTGCCCCTGATCAAGGAGATACCGGTATCTCCTGTTGGATTCCTCGGCGGTCCCGAACCCCGCGTACTGGCGCATGGTCCAGAGGCGCCCCCTGTACATGGACGGTCTGACCCCCCTGGTGAAGGGGTATTCACCGGGGAACCCAAGATCACCCAGATATTCAAGATCCTGAACATCCTCGGGGGTATAGAGAGGTTTAACCGGTGAACCCGAGATGGTGGTGAAGTTTTCCTTCCGTTCAGGATTCTTCCCCACCGCCGGACCGTATGTCACCGACTCCCAGCGCTTACGCTCCTTTTTAATGTCGTCGTTCATTATGCCACCTAACTGAAAGTCCAGAGTCCAGTGTCCAGAGGCCAGTGTCCAGGGTCCAGAGGCTGCGCTACTCCACGACCACCAGCAACTCACCTGCTTCCACGTTGGCCCCCTCTTTTACACCGATCTTCTTCACCACCCCCACCTTAGGGGACTTGATCTCGTTTTCCATCTTCATGGCTTCAACGACCACGAGGCCGTCTCCGTCCCGGACCTCATCGCCCTCAGCGACCAGGAGTTTGACGATCCTCCCCGGCATGGACGCCTTGATCTCCTGTATCCCCTCCGTTCCGAGGGCGGCGCTGATTTTCAGAAGGGCCTGGCGTTCATCGAAAAGGTCGAATTCAAAACTCTCCCCATCGATGAGGACGCTGTGGCTGTCCTTTTCGCTGTGTATGTCCACCTGGTAGGAACGCCCGTCGATAATAAGGGAGACGAGGTCGGAGCGGGTCCAGAAAACGTCGGCTGTAACCTCCCGGTCCCCAACTGTTACAACGGTCTGTCCGGTCCCCGTATTATCCACCTTTACGAGGACCTCCTCATCATCAATGATCGTTATATAACCCATCTCGACCTCCTGCCCAGCATCTTCCATGCGTCCAACGATCCGCCGGCCGCCTCCGGACGCCGGACCGCGCTGCGCAGGCGCCTCTGCGTCTGGAGCGCCGCCGCGACGATGGCCACGGTCCTTAATTCATCGCTTTTTTCACCTGCCTCGGGAATGAACTTATCCCCTATAAAGCCTGTGGTTATATCACCTGAAAGAAAACTCTCATTGTCCATGACCTTCCGGTGGAAGGGTATGGTCGTCTTTATGCCCTCTACGACATATTCGTCCAGCGCCCGCTTCATCCTCAGTACCGCTTCCTCGCGGTCCTTGCCCCAGGTGCAAAGCTTCGAGATCATGGGGTCGTAGTGTAGAGGAACCTCATAGCCGGCAAAGACCCCGGAATCGTCACGGATGCCGGGTCCGCTGGGGACCCGGAGGGTGCGGATTTTCCCGGGCGACGGCATGAAGTTGTTGAAAGGGTCCTCGGCGTAGATCCTGCATTCCAGCGCCCAGCCGTTTCTTCGAAGGTCCTCCTGCTTCATGGAAAGCTTCCCGCCCGACGCGATATGGAACATCATCTTGGCGATATCGATCCCCGTGATCAACTCCGTCACCGGATGTTCCACCTGGAGCCGCGTGTTCATCTCGAGGAAGTAGAAATCCATATTCCGGTCCACCAGAAATTCAACAGTGCCTGCACTCCAATATCCGGCGGCCTTCGCCGCATTGACGGCGGCCTCTCCCATCCTTTTCCTCAGCACCTCATCCAGGGCCGTTGAGGGGGCCTCCTCGATCACCTTCTGATGGCGTCTCTGGATGGAACACTCCCTCTCGAAGAGATGGATAACGTTGCCATGGCGATCGGCCAGGATCTGGAACTCGATGTGGCGGGGGTCCTCGAGGTACTTTTCGATGTAAACGGCACCGTTGCCGAACGCGGACGTCGCCTCGGAGCGTGCCGCCCTGATGGCGCTTTCGATCTCCTTCTCCTCATGGACGACACGCATCCCCTTGCCGCCGCCGCCCGCAGCGGCCTTGATCATCACGGGCAGCCCAATCTCAAGAGCCATGCGGGCCAATTCCATGTCGTCATCGATCAGCTCGGTCCCGGGTACCACGGGTACGCCGGCCTTCTGCATGGTAGCCCGCGCCACCGTCTTGTGCCCCATCAAATCGATAGCGGACGGGGACGGTCCGATGAAATTGATGCCGTTTGCCTCGCACATTCTGGCAAAGGCCGAATTCTCGGCCAGAAACCCGTAGCCGGGATGTATCGCGTCGGCTCCGAATCTTCCGGCCACTTCAATGATTTTATCCATAACAAGGTAGCTTTCCGCGGAGGGGGGCGGACCGACGCAGTAAGCCTCATCGGCACACCGGACGTGGAGGGCGTTCCGGTCCGCCTCGGAATAGACGGCCACCGTCGGGAGCCCCAACTCCTTGCAGGCCCGGATCAGGCGTACCGCTATCTCCCCCCTGTTTGCGATCAACACTTTTTTGAACATTCACGTTCTCCTGTTTTATAGTTGGGGGACGTAGTTAAGTTGTTAAGTTGTTATATTAAGTTACGGGTTGCGGCTCAATTTCCTGCAGATCTGTACGGAAACAACTTAACAACTTAACTACGTCCCCTAAGCAGGCTACAGCGGGATATTACCGTGCTTTTTCGGCGGGTTGCTCTCCCTCTTGGTAATGGCCATTTCAAGAGCACGGATGAGCTTGGGCCTGGTCTGCTGGGGCCAAATGACCTCGTCAATGTAACCCAGCTCGGCCGCCTTGTATGGATTCGCAAAGGTCTCCCGGTACTCCTCGACCAGTTCAGCCTTCCGGGCAACGGGATCTTCCGCCTTTTTCAGCTCATTGCGGAAGATGATATTAACCGCCCCCTCCGGCCCCATCACCGCGATCTCCGACGTAGGGTAGGCAAAGTTGAAATCGGCCCGGATATGCTTGGAGTTCATGACATCATAGGCTCCGCCGTAGGCTTTACGGGTAATGACGGTGAGTTTCGGGACCGTGGCCTCGCAGAAAGCGAAAAGAAGCTTGGCGCCGTGTTTGATGATCCCACCATACTCCTGGTCCAGGCCGGGGAGAAACCCCGGCACATCAACGAAGGTGATGAGGGGAATATTGAAGGCGTCGCAAAAACGTACGAACCGCCCGCCTTTTATGGATGCGTTAATATCAAGGCACCCGGCGAGGTGGGCCGGTTGATTGGCCACTACGCCCACGGAGTAGCCTCCAAGCCGCATGAATCCGGTGACCATGTTGGGCGCAAAGTTTTCCTGGATCTCGAAAAAGTACCTGTCATCGGCCACCGTGGCGATGATTCCCTTGATATCATAGGGCTTGTTGGGATTGTCCGGGACCATGTCGTTCAACGCCTCATCCTCCCGCAGGGGATCGTCGTCGTTGGGTTCAAAGGGCGGGTCTTCGGCATTGTTCTGTGGAATAAAGGAAAGGAGTTCCCTGACCATCCCAAGG
This is a stretch of genomic DNA from Deltaproteobacteria bacterium. It encodes these proteins:
- a CDS encoding phenylacetate--CoA ligase, yielding MTRVYWNPDVETMPRERLEEMQARMLREVVERAYRRSIFYRDLYREAGILPSDIRTLADVRKLPFVDKSTIASTYPFGMRMCDMSELRSIHAATTTTRHIVPIFATARDLDHWAERCARILWMVGLRPGNSLQNAFRFGLSTGGFGFHLGAKRAGIISIPASTGGTDRQIDLIMDLEVEGIAMMPSYALYLGLRAHERGIDLAGESNLKVGLFGAEPTSVRMKKRLAELLGLEAFGEYGMNEFLGPGMACQCTMKHGMHAWADHYLVECIDPATGEPVPDGAPGELVWTWLSAEGTAVIRYRSHDLSEVTWEPCGCGRTHPRVRRISGRNDGALSIGGYIVYPSKIAHVMELFPEVGPFQVILDSVKGLDCFTIKVEPGEGVEVDPARLAERLQSAVKSYVLCTPLVQVVPRGALGLEGSDPPYRIIDYRRSSGRYGGEE
- a CDS encoding glycosyltransferase family 39 protein, producing the protein MRENTVGYLTVLALCAILLFTGLGSTSLWDIDETSNARAADEMLLSGDWVVPTLNGELRTDKPPLHYWFMMASYKVFGVSEYSARLFAAVFGFLTVLLTVWAGSRAFGAAVGNLSGLCLAVSFLFTVSSRSATTDAFLLFFTNLAVFAGFFAEGSRPMAILSWAAMGFAVLAKGPVGVVLPLGALLLYTLIAGRGVRGLRSLLDLGGILIFLGIAAPWYYLAASRTGGGLIEGFIFKHNVGRFLNPMESHRGPFFYYLLILLLGFFPWAAFLPQAVSRAFRMRKGRGREGGFGLLLLIWSGLVIIFFSVAGTKLPTYILPAFPALAIMTGAYIQSLDKRHGDGFVGRTWSWVVNLLPAVLFPAALIVGFKLRAPDLLPYALTALPLTAAALLGLFFHLRGRPLKGFRWAAAAAAVGALGIHLIAAPALEPYRMAPVVGREIARTAGLSDEAAEWGYFRPSLVFYANRHVERIRSMDGLKAFLRRREGRFLVTTEGKYRTWPGSLKGRLKVLKKGVDAVDSNKVILLLERSGKESLL
- a CDS encoding phosphatase PAP2 family protein, coding for MNRMSNGISNRVFCLRTLLWAAMVLGAALLVWANRPIFLVINGRHFPALDRVMLSVTHFGNSYVLAIIIFLAAPFRRDVTIRAALSMIIAGVITALAKDLLAMPRPAVVFPNAVHVLGPVLRSKSMPSGHTTAVFALAFSLRKAVPRGWYIGALVSAAAVAVSRIYIGAHFPVDVLAGAVAGWVGSRVAKRPSDALIARARLAGRSFERVCLALAAASGIWIILEEPMMRYNPFFLGSVGIFGAVAAVVLLSRSFLRERGSS
- a CDS encoding flippase-like domain-containing protein, with amino-acid sequence MSGNEAARKWAVLALKIVVSVSALVFLLTRMDLRETLGLLAGSGKPMWALALLFLIVSQAVTTLRWHILLQPYGFILSRLRVLKIYWVGLFFSLFLPGIVGGDVVKTYYVAGSWRAAPTALFTLIADRTIGVAGMLVYAAVGLAFTWRSLPLWLSAGVAAMIALFYPVLIYMPRLSVPLLTLVRKLRDIPGDSLFIYWRHPLPALKGWGLSLIVHLCLVAAHVAMGRSLGLQLPVSSYLLLYPLTSLAAFIPLSLNGIGLREGAYVYILGRFGVAPEPAFSLALMWFSIVLANGLLGGAAYLLGGRIKGGPDPVE
- a CDS encoding glycosyltransferase family 2 protein — its product is MEKRPETSVDISVVVPIYNEMENIPPLTERVLSVMRGMSRPFELILVDDGSSDGSRDVYGPIADREPELKIVRFRRNFGQTAAMAAGFDIARGEIVVSLDGDLQNPPEEIPRLVERLEGDDLDLVSGWRRDRRDGAVSRKLPSFFANRIISRITGVKLHDYGCSLKAYRAEVLRDVQMYGELHRFLPVLVSMEGGRIAEMEVRHASRTMGRSKYGISRTYRVLMDLLTVTFLKQYGDRPQHAFGYFGVALFGGGFLIDGYLAALKLFTGADIGARPLLLLGTLMIIAGIQLLSIGLLSEVMARTYYESQGKPRYRIREIVGE
- the mce gene encoding methylmalonyl-CoA epimerase; the protein is MKKPILDHIGIAVEDLDAAVELYGKLGFETKSIDDVPGFGVKVAFLPLGDGNIELVQPVSDDSAVAKFLSKKGPGFHHICLCVEDIRAELGRLEGLGVQVVDREPREGVHGALVAFLHPRSTGGVLVELVQRVDDR
- a CDS encoding methylmalonyl-CoA mutase family protein, which codes for MNDDIKKERKRWESVTYGPAVGKNPERKENFTTISGSPVKPLYTPEDVQDLEYLGDLGFPGEYPFTRGVRPSMYRGRLWTMRQYAGFGTAEESNRRYRYLLDQGQTGLSVAFDLPTQMGYDSDHPMSLGEVGRVGVAIDSLEDVETLFREIPLGKVSTSMTINSTAAILLSLYAEVGELQGVPVDGLRGTIQNDVLKEYIARGTYIFPPSPSMRLITDIFAYCSEQMPMFNTISISGYHMREAGSTAAQEVAFTLADGIAYVQAAVDSGMDVDRFASRLSFFFNVHNDFLEEIAKFRAARRLWADIMRNRFSAGRPASWMLRFHAQTAGCSLTAQQPENNVVRVAIQALAAVLGGTQSLHTNSRDEALALPTEDSVRIALRTQQLIACESGVANTIDPLAGSYAIEALTDSIEGEAREYIRRIDEMGGAARAIESGYQQKEIEESAYRFQMEVESGDRIVVGVNGFTVEGEEFSGELLKVNPDVERDQVQRLSALKIRRNRQNVDSALRSLEESARGGSNLMPRIREAVRAYSTLGEVSDVLRGVFGVYQPH
- a CDS encoding biotin/lipoyl-binding protein; amino-acid sequence: MGYITIIDDEEVLVKVDNTGTGQTVVTVGDREVTADVFWTRSDLVSLIIDGRSYQVDIHSEKDSHSVLIDGESFEFDLFDERQALLKISAALGTEGIQEIKASMPGRIVKLLVAEGDEVRDGDGLVVVEAMKMENEIKSPKVGVVKKIGVKEGANVEAGELLVVVE
- the accC gene encoding acetyl-CoA carboxylase biotin carboxylase subunit — translated: MFKKVLIANRGEIAVRLIRACKELGLPTVAVYSEADRNALHVRCADEAYCVGPPPSAESYLVMDKIIEVAGRFGADAIHPGYGFLAENSAFARMCEANGINFIGPSPSAIDLMGHKTVARATMQKAGVPVVPGTELIDDDMELARMALEIGLPVMIKAAAGGGGKGMRVVHEEKEIESAIRAARSEATSAFGNGAVYIEKYLEDPRHIEFQILADRHGNVIHLFERECSIQRRHQKVIEEAPSTALDEVLRKRMGEAAVNAAKAAGYWSAGTVEFLVDRNMDFYFLEMNTRLQVEHPVTELITGIDIAKMMFHIASGGKLSMKQEDLRRNGWALECRIYAEDPFNNFMPSPGKIRTLRVPSGPGIRDDSGVFAGYEVPLHYDPMISKLCTWGKDREEAVLRMKRALDEYVVEGIKTTIPFHRKVMDNESFLSGDITTGFIGDKFIPEAGEKSDELRTVAIVAAALQTQRRLRSAVRRPEAAGGSLDAWKMLGRRSRWVI
- a CDS encoding acyl-CoA carboxylase subunit beta, which translates into the protein MTLKDVFGKLEQKNREAELGGGEARIAKQHEAGKFTARERIDLLLDEGSFVEMGKLVTHRCSDFGMDKMRIPGDGVVTGYGTINGRKIYIFAQDFTVFGGSLSGAYAEKVVKIMELAMKHGVPVIGLNDSGGARIQEGVVSLAGYADIFLLNTLASGVVPQISVIMGPCAGGAVYSPAITDFIIMVKKSSYMFITGPEVIKTVTHEDVTKEDLGGAVTHATKSGVCHLAGEDEKESLGMVRELLSFIPQNNAEDPPFEPNDDDPLREDEALNDMVPDNPNKPYDIKGIIATVADDRYFFEIQENFAPNMVTGFMRLGGYSVGVVANQPAHLAGCLDINASIKGGRFVRFCDAFNIPLITFVDVPGFLPGLDQEYGGIIKHGAKLLFAFCEATVPKLTVITRKAYGGAYDVMNSKHIRADFNFAYPTSEIAVMGPEGAVNIIFRNELKKAEDPVARKAELVEEYRETFANPYKAAELGYIDEVIWPQQTRPKLIRALEMAITKRESNPPKKHGNIPL